In a single window of the Subtercola sp. PAMC28395 genome:
- a CDS encoding Mur ligase family protein, with amino-acid sequence MTTEVNKRLRPQHPAVRPVSDLVEHFGLEARGDVAGLVVSGITLSSKAVEPGDLYVGLAGVHAHGAQFVDDARAKGAVAIVTDARGATLAARSGLPVLVIDDPRTALGALSAWVYRTAEHPPTLFGVTGTNGKTSVAYILEALLKQLGVLAGLSTTAERRIGDFAITSSLTTPEATEVHAMLARMSEAEAQAVIIEVSAQALTRHRVDGIVFDVVGFTNLTHDHLDDYQTMQNYFEAKQPLFTPERARRGVAITDAEWGRRLARTAAIPVTTVSTYPGQAADWYAAILRESIDETRFILSGPDDQSITTSIPVLGRHMAENAALAIVMLVESGVQLSAIASAVERDGGIRVYIPGRAERIANDGPAVFIDYGHSPDAFTSTLDSLRRVTDGRIIMVFGADGDRDPSKRQEMGEIAARLADVVVITDFHPRTEDPASIRKVLVDAATAAVPGLEIYEVADPRTAFRQALSVATPADVILYAGPGHEDYHEVGGKHLPYSARDDARLALHEFGWL; translated from the coding sequence GTGACGACAGAGGTTAACAAGCGGTTGAGGCCACAGCATCCGGCAGTCAGGCCCGTCAGTGACCTGGTGGAGCACTTCGGGCTGGAGGCCAGGGGAGACGTGGCCGGCCTGGTCGTCTCAGGCATCACACTCTCGTCGAAGGCCGTCGAACCCGGTGACCTCTACGTGGGCTTGGCCGGCGTACACGCCCATGGCGCACAGTTCGTCGACGACGCCCGGGCGAAGGGTGCTGTCGCCATCGTGACGGATGCCCGTGGCGCAACCCTCGCGGCGCGCTCCGGTCTGCCCGTGCTGGTCATCGACGACCCCCGAACGGCTCTCGGCGCCCTGTCCGCGTGGGTGTACCGCACGGCCGAGCACCCTCCGACCCTGTTCGGTGTCACCGGCACCAACGGCAAGACCAGCGTCGCCTACATTCTCGAAGCCCTGCTGAAGCAGCTCGGTGTGCTCGCCGGTCTCAGCACGACCGCCGAGCGGCGCATCGGCGACTTCGCCATCACAAGCTCGCTGACCACTCCCGAGGCGACCGAGGTGCACGCCATGCTCGCCCGGATGAGCGAGGCCGAGGCTCAAGCGGTCATCATCGAGGTGTCAGCGCAGGCGCTGACCCGCCACCGCGTCGATGGGATCGTCTTCGACGTCGTCGGGTTCACGAACCTGACCCACGACCACCTCGACGACTACCAGACGATGCAGAACTACTTCGAGGCGAAGCAGCCTCTCTTCACGCCGGAGCGCGCGCGCCGGGGTGTCGCGATCACCGATGCCGAGTGGGGGCGTCGGCTGGCCCGCACAGCCGCCATTCCCGTTACGACGGTTTCGACGTACCCGGGGCAGGCGGCCGACTGGTACGCCGCCATCCTCCGGGAGTCGATCGATGAGACCCGCTTCATTCTGAGCGGCCCCGACGACCAGAGCATCACCACGTCGATTCCCGTGCTCGGCCGCCACATGGCAGAGAATGCCGCCCTGGCGATCGTGATGCTGGTGGAATCGGGGGTGCAGCTCAGTGCGATTGCCTCGGCAGTCGAGCGCGACGGGGGAATCCGGGTCTACATTCCGGGGCGCGCCGAGCGCATCGCGAACGACGGCCCGGCTGTCTTCATCGACTACGGCCACAGCCCCGATGCCTTCACCAGCACCCTCGATTCGCTCCGGCGAGTCACCGACGGGCGGATCATCATGGTCTTCGGTGCCGACGGCGACCGCGACCCGAGCAAACGCCAGGAGATGGGCGAGATCGCGGCCCGTCTCGCCGACGTGGTCGTGATCACCGATTTTCACCCGAGAACCGAGGATCCAGCATCCATCAGGAAGGTCCTGGTCGACGCGGCCACAGCCGCGGTGCCGGGGCTCGAGATCTACGAGGTGGCTGACCCGCGCACGGCATTCCGGCAGGCGCTCAGCGTCGCCACACCGGCCGATGTGATCCTGTACGCGGGCCCCGGCCACGAGGACTACCACGAAGTGGGGGGCAAGCACCTGCCCTACTCCGCACGAGACGACGCGCGACTGGCGCTTCATGAATTTGGATGGCTCTGA
- the mraY gene encoding phospho-N-acetylmuramoyl-pentapeptide-transferase, with protein sequence MITLIAAGGLSMAFSLFMTPVFIRLFKKLAWGQYINIDGPSSHQVKRGTPTMGGIVIILATLFGYFVALLITQNPPSTSVLLVLFLMVGLGVVGFIDDFIKTHKKRSLGLGPTAKIIGQIVVGGAFALLAISFPDARGNTAASTHISVVRDLDFDFLSWGLIIGLFAFVVWIVLMVIATSNAVNLTDGLDGLAPGSAILAIGSFIIIGFWQANQSCSSLTLDPDVQFKCYNVSQPLDLAVIAAAIAGALIGFLWWNTNPAKIFLGDTGSLAIGGALAALAIESRTELLLVLIGGIFVIVAGQVVIQLTYFRLTGGKRIWRASPLHHHFEVKGWAEVTIVVRFWIIAGLCVAAGVGAFYLEWILQT encoded by the coding sequence ATGATCACCCTCATCGCCGCCGGCGGACTGTCGATGGCCTTCTCCCTCTTCATGACCCCGGTCTTCATCAGGCTCTTCAAGAAACTCGCCTGGGGCCAGTACATCAACATCGACGGCCCGAGCTCCCACCAGGTGAAACGTGGCACTCCGACCATGGGTGGCATCGTCATCATTCTCGCCACGCTCTTCGGCTATTTCGTGGCGCTCCTCATCACCCAGAACCCTCCGTCGACCTCCGTACTGCTCGTGTTGTTCCTGATGGTCGGCCTCGGCGTGGTCGGTTTCATCGATGACTTCATCAAGACACACAAGAAGCGCAGCCTCGGGCTCGGCCCGACGGCGAAGATCATCGGGCAGATCGTGGTCGGTGGGGCATTCGCCCTGCTTGCGATCAGTTTTCCGGATGCCCGGGGCAACACTGCCGCATCGACGCACATCTCCGTGGTACGCGACCTCGACTTCGACTTCCTCTCCTGGGGCCTGATCATCGGCCTTTTCGCGTTCGTCGTATGGATCGTGCTGATGGTGATCGCCACGTCGAATGCAGTGAACCTCACCGACGGGCTCGACGGACTCGCACCGGGCTCGGCCATCCTGGCGATCGGCTCGTTCATCATCATCGGGTTCTGGCAGGCCAACCAGTCGTGCTCGAGCCTCACCCTCGACCCCGACGTGCAGTTCAAGTGCTACAACGTCAGCCAGCCCCTCGACCTCGCGGTCATCGCAGCGGCGATCGCGGGGGCGCTGATCGGGTTCCTCTGGTGGAACACCAATCCCGCCAAGATCTTTCTCGGTGACACCGGCTCCCTCGCGATCGGCGGCGCGCTGGCCGCACTGGCGATCGAGAGCCGTACTGAGCTTCTCCTGGTTCTGATCGGTGGCATCTTCGTCATCGTGGCAGGGCAGGTCGTCATCCAGCTCACCTACTTCCGCCTCACCGGCGGCAAGCGCATCTGGCGGGCGAGCCCGCTGCACCATCACTTCGAAGTCAAGGGCTGGGCTGAAG
- a CDS encoding DUF3040 domain-containing protein yields MPLSEQEQKLLDEMERSLYHNDADFVSAVGGARGRLNYGSLVLGILLAIVGLGVVIVGVVIHAPIVGILGFAVMFTGVLVALKRSRLSAVRGAGARSSKSGSSRSKAGFMDRLNDRWDNRDEKNE; encoded by the coding sequence ATGCCGCTATCGGAGCAAGAGCAGAAGCTCCTCGATGAGATGGAGCGCAGTCTCTACCACAACGATGCCGATTTCGTTTCGGCCGTGGGTGGAGCAAGGGGAAGGCTGAACTACGGTTCGCTCGTTCTCGGCATCCTCCTGGCCATCGTGGGCCTCGGAGTGGTCATCGTCGGCGTCGTCATCCACGCCCCCATTGTGGGCATTCTCGGGTTCGCCGTGATGTTCACGGGAGTGCTGGTCGCGCTGAAGCGATCACGACTCTCTGCGGTACGTGGTGCCGGTGCGCGCTCATCGAAGAGCGGTTCGTCCCGGAGCAAGGCTGGGTTCATGGATCGCCTGAACGACCGCTGGGACAACCGCGACGAGAAGAACGAGTAA
- the murF gene encoding UDP-N-acetylmuramoyl-tripeptide--D-alanyl-D-alanine ligase, producing the protein MIDLTLGEVTRIVGGTLVLGDHAVQLGTSESTIVNGPVDTDSREIVPGGIFVAKPGEFSDGHLYVPAAVENGADLVVVERVLDDLAIPQIVVSNSVDALGMLATEVVRRIREAGTLKVIGITGSNGKTTTKNLVRTILEGRGPTVAPRDSFNNEVGAPLTMLKLESDTRYLVAEMGASKPGEITRLVRMARPDIGVVLMVGLAHAGEFGGIEKTLQTKTEMVTDLLPTDVAVLNFDDYRVVGMAEKTRASILWFGLDPRADVRASSLVATPTGTDFTLTLPTGESARVHFGVLGEHHVTNALAATAVAHTLEVPLAEIVKALETVTRAERWRMEVLHGTQGVTIINDAYNASPDSMLAGLKTLAQISGPGIRRVAILGEMSELGEFSLEEHDRIGRTIVRLGIERIFVVGDGALALHLAATQEGSWDGESVFFATADEAYAVLEAELRSGDVVLVKSSNSAGLRFLGDRLGERFA; encoded by the coding sequence ATGATCGATCTCACGCTCGGTGAAGTGACGCGGATCGTTGGGGGAACGCTCGTTCTCGGTGACCACGCTGTGCAGCTCGGAACGTCGGAGTCGACGATCGTCAATGGCCCCGTCGACACCGACTCGCGCGAGATCGTGCCCGGCGGCATCTTCGTGGCCAAACCCGGCGAGTTCAGTGACGGCCACCTGTATGTTCCTGCCGCCGTTGAGAATGGCGCGGATCTCGTCGTCGTGGAACGAGTGCTCGATGACCTGGCTATTCCACAGATCGTCGTGTCGAATTCCGTCGATGCGCTCGGAATGCTCGCAACCGAAGTCGTCCGGCGCATCCGTGAGGCCGGAACCCTGAAGGTGATCGGCATCACCGGCTCGAACGGTAAGACCACCACCAAGAACCTCGTCCGCACGATCCTCGAGGGTCGGGGCCCCACGGTTGCACCCCGGGACTCGTTCAACAACGAGGTCGGCGCTCCGTTGACCATGCTGAAGCTCGAGTCGGACACCCGGTACCTGGTGGCTGAGATGGGTGCCAGCAAACCGGGCGAGATCACGAGACTCGTGCGTATGGCCCGCCCTGACATCGGTGTCGTGCTGATGGTCGGTCTTGCACACGCAGGCGAGTTCGGTGGCATCGAGAAGACTCTCCAGACCAAGACGGAGATGGTCACCGATCTGCTGCCGACCGATGTCGCCGTACTGAACTTCGACGACTACCGTGTCGTCGGCATGGCTGAGAAGACCCGGGCCAGCATTCTCTGGTTCGGTCTCGACCCGAGGGCCGACGTGCGTGCCTCCTCCCTCGTCGCAACGCCCACCGGTACCGACTTCACGCTCACCCTGCCGACCGGCGAGTCCGCACGTGTGCACTTCGGCGTGCTCGGAGAACACCACGTCACGAATGCACTTGCTGCAACGGCGGTCGCCCACACTCTCGAAGTGCCACTGGCCGAGATCGTGAAGGCCCTCGAAACCGTCACCCGCGCCGAGCGCTGGCGCATGGAGGTGCTGCACGGTACGCAGGGCGTCACGATCATCAACGACGCGTACAACGCCAGCCCCGACTCGATGCTGGCCGGGTTGAAGACCCTTGCGCAGATCTCCGGACCGGGCATCCGCCGCGTTGCGATTCTGGGTGAGATGAGTGAGCTCGGCGAATTCTCCCTCGAAGAGCATGACCGCATCGGTCGAACGATCGTGCGTCTGGGCATCGAGCGGATCTTCGTCGTGGGCGACGGAGCACTGGCTCTGCACCTCGCCGCCACCCAGGAGGGTTCGTGGGATGGCGAGTCGGTGTTCTTCGCAACGGCCGACGAGGCATACGCTGTGCTCGAAGCAGAATTGCGAAGCGGTGACGTCGTGCTCGTGAAATCGTCGAACTCCGCTGGCCTCCGCTTCTTGGGCGACCGGCTGGGGGAGCGTTTCGCATGA
- the rsmH gene encoding 16S rRNA (cytosine(1402)-N(4))-methyltransferase RsmH, whose product MDLSKIHTPVMLERTIELLSPAIGAPGAVLVDATLGMGGHAEAFLSRFPELTLVGLDRDPEALAIASERLAPFGDRAKFVHCVYDEILDALQSLGYNEAQGILFDLGVSSMQLDRAERGFAYSKDAPLDMRMDGTAELTAEEILAEYSEADLRRIFWEYGEERLASRFAKRIVERRAENRLVRSAQLVDLISKATPAALARQGHPAKRVFQALRIEVNQELVALERAMPAAIDALALGGRMVVLSYQSLEDRIVKRALHAASSSSTPQGLPVELADHQAQLKLLVRGAELADDAEKTSNPRATPVRLRAAERVAKAAPQALAERAAKSERARRSA is encoded by the coding sequence ATGGATCTCTCCAAAATCCACACCCCTGTCATGCTCGAACGCACCATCGAGCTGCTTTCGCCCGCCATCGGTGCGCCCGGTGCCGTTCTCGTCGATGCAACGCTCGGCATGGGTGGGCACGCCGAGGCGTTCCTCTCCCGTTTTCCCGAACTCACGCTCGTCGGCCTCGACCGCGACCCCGAAGCGCTTGCCATCGCATCCGAACGACTCGCGCCCTTCGGTGATCGTGCGAAGTTCGTGCACTGCGTCTACGACGAGATTCTGGATGCACTGCAGAGCCTCGGCTACAACGAAGCCCAGGGCATCCTCTTCGACCTCGGCGTCTCGTCGATGCAGCTCGATCGTGCCGAACGGGGCTTCGCCTATTCGAAGGACGCCCCACTCGACATGAGGATGGACGGCACGGCTGAACTCACCGCCGAAGAGATTCTGGCTGAGTACAGCGAGGCCGACCTCCGACGCATCTTCTGGGAATACGGCGAGGAACGCCTGGCCTCCCGGTTCGCAAAGCGGATCGTCGAGCGGAGGGCCGAGAACCGGCTCGTGCGTTCGGCCCAACTCGTGGACCTGATCTCGAAGGCAACACCCGCAGCCCTTGCCCGGCAGGGCCACCCGGCGAAGAGGGTCTTCCAGGCGCTGCGGATCGAAGTCAACCAGGAACTGGTGGCCCTCGAGCGAGCGATGCCGGCGGCCATCGATGCCCTGGCGCTCGGCGGCCGAATGGTTGTGCTCTCGTACCAGTCCCTCGAAGACCGGATCGTCAAGCGAGCGCTTCATGCAGCGAGCAGTTCCTCCACTCCACAGGGTCTGCCGGTCGAGCTCGCCGATCACCAGGCACAGCTGAAACTCCTGGTTCGGGGAGCGGAGCTGGCCGACGACGCTGAGAAGACATCGAACCCCCGGGCCACGCCGGTGCGGTTGCGGGCAGCGGAACGTGTGGCGAAGGCAGCGCCACAGGCGTTGGCTGAACGTGCGGCGAAATCAGAACGAGCGAGAAGATCAGCATGA
- a CDS encoding polyprenyl synthetase family protein: MTERTHLTKLVDSHIANFITDREPILASIAPDLAPFGEFSRNLLSGGKRFRAQFCYWGWRAVSDDVFSGPNGQSARAEQEFAALVELCTALEFFHAAALVHDDIIDSSDTRRGGPAAHRRFESVHSSGSFSGSASAFGIASAILMGDLLLAWSDELVGDALGLLDSSASTKTRVEFNRMRFDVTVGQYLDIFEENAWPVVPESQHLDRAERVIVYKSAKYSVESPLVLGARLHGASEAQLDSLRAFGLPLGIAFQLRDDLLGVFGDSSRTGKPSGDDLREGKRTVLIALTRQTLSPGSKRIFDEMLGDPELTAEQISTLQATITDSGAADRVEERITAYVDTALRALAAADFSEPAKVELSRLAGAITQRDA; encoded by the coding sequence GTGACTGAAAGAACGCACCTGACGAAGCTAGTCGACTCTCACATCGCTAACTTCATCACAGATCGTGAACCTATTCTGGCCTCTATCGCACCCGATTTGGCCCCTTTTGGCGAATTCTCGCGGAATCTTCTCAGCGGCGGCAAGCGATTCCGCGCCCAATTCTGTTATTGGGGTTGGCGAGCCGTATCTGACGACGTCTTTTCCGGCCCGAACGGCCAATCCGCGCGGGCCGAACAGGAATTCGCCGCACTCGTCGAGCTCTGCACAGCGCTTGAGTTCTTTCACGCTGCAGCCCTGGTTCATGACGACATCATCGACAGCTCCGACACCCGTCGAGGTGGCCCTGCCGCACACAGGCGGTTCGAATCCGTTCATTCCTCCGGTTCGTTCTCCGGAAGTGCCTCCGCATTCGGTATCGCCAGCGCCATCCTCATGGGCGACCTGCTGCTCGCCTGGAGTGACGAGCTCGTCGGCGACGCACTGGGGCTCCTGGATTCGAGTGCGTCGACGAAGACGAGGGTCGAGTTCAATCGCATGCGCTTCGACGTCACGGTGGGCCAGTACCTCGACATCTTCGAAGAGAACGCCTGGCCGGTTGTACCCGAGTCCCAGCACCTCGACCGCGCCGAACGGGTGATCGTGTACAAGTCGGCTAAGTACAGCGTCGAATCACCCCTGGTGCTCGGTGCACGCCTGCACGGGGCATCCGAAGCCCAGCTCGACAGCCTGCGAGCCTTCGGCCTGCCGCTGGGTATCGCTTTCCAGCTGAGAGACGACCTCCTGGGTGTCTTCGGCGACAGCAGCCGTACCGGCAAACCGAGTGGAGATGATCTTCGGGAGGGCAAGCGCACCGTACTCATCGCCCTCACTCGACAGACCCTCTCTCCGGGCAGCAAGCGCATCTTCGACGAGATGCTGGGGGATCCCGAGCTCACTGCCGAGCAGATCAGCACCCTGCAGGCGACGATCACCGACAGTGGCGCAGCCGATCGGGTCGAGGAACGCATCACCGCCTACGTCGACACCGCATTGCGTGCGCTTGCGGCGGCAGATTTCAGCGAGCCGGCGAAGGTCGAGCTCTCGAGGCTGGCCGGCGCAATCACCCAGCGCGACGCCTGA
- the mraZ gene encoding division/cell wall cluster transcriptional repressor MraZ — protein MFLGTYAPKLDDKGRIVLPAKFRDELASGVVMTRGQEHCIYVFSTREFETLHDKIREAPVTSKQARDYLRVFLSGASAENPDSQHRVTVPAPLRAYAGLDRDLVVIGAGTRAEIWDAEAWETYLAEQEATFADTSEEVIPGLF, from the coding sequence ATGTTCCTTGGTACCTACGCCCCCAAGCTCGACGACAAGGGGCGAATCGTATTGCCGGCCAAATTCCGCGATGAGCTGGCCAGCGGAGTCGTCATGACCCGTGGCCAGGAACACTGCATCTACGTCTTCAGTACCCGTGAGTTCGAGACTTTGCACGACAAGATCCGCGAAGCTCCCGTGACCAGCAAGCAGGCGCGTGACTATCTCCGCGTCTTCCTGTCTGGCGCGAGTGCGGAAAACCCCGACAGCCAGCACCGGGTCACAGTGCCGGCACCACTTCGCGCCTACGCCGGCCTCGATCGTGACCTCGTCGTGATCGGGGCGGGTACCCGCGCCGAAATCTGGGACGCTGAGGCCTGGGAGACCTACCTCGCCGAACAGGAAGCCACCTTCGCCGACACCTCGGAGGAGGTGATCCCGGGACTCTTCTAG
- a CDS encoding penicillin-binding protein 2: MTSIRSTRNRIAVAIIIITAVVAVLVVRLVDIQVVQADSLNKEAYNTLSMAQTIYSPRGDIVDANGKVLATTVIRYTVTASPVQVADFVPTDPATGKDLAPVTPVEAAAQIGAITGQTGDAVYALLTADKTSGYALIVKDLNLDQYNAIRALDIPWLQYSTDPQRVYPNGSVGGNLVGYMGDSTAAGTTGTTGTGGLEAMENQCLTGTDGLQTYEKGADGVAIPNTLTVDKAPVTGGTVVTTIDSDLQYYSQQVLAQRVTETGAQWGSVVVEEVKTGKLLAVAQYPTADPNNLDATDSKYWGAIAFSDPFEPGSTFKAESAASLIDAGKATPTTQVLTPYRYKSPGGAVVTDSEGHDPAQWTLTGVIQESSNVGISILSAMLTDQQRYDYMKKFHLGENTEVNFLGESEGILRTPQEWDEQTLYNTAFGQGITTTAAQVASMYQTLGNGGVRMPVQLVQGCKAADGTMTQAPSTQGEQVISADAAQQTVNMMQSVVTGGYAASLLKIPGYNVAAKTGTAEVSNGQGAYGGGYLTSVAGVAPAEAPQYVVSVNIMKPVTIEDGSASAPVFQKIMSQVLQKYRVLPSTTPAVNYPTSY; encoded by the coding sequence GTGACCAGTATTCGATCAACACGAAATCGCATTGCGGTGGCGATCATCATCATCACGGCTGTCGTCGCGGTGCTGGTGGTCCGGTTGGTCGACATCCAGGTCGTGCAGGCCGATTCACTCAACAAAGAGGCATACAACACCCTGTCGATGGCGCAGACGATCTACAGTCCCCGCGGAGACATCGTCGACGCCAACGGCAAGGTACTGGCGACGACGGTGATCCGCTACACGGTCACTGCGTCGCCCGTGCAGGTCGCCGACTTCGTTCCGACCGACCCTGCAACAGGCAAAGACCTGGCCCCGGTGACCCCCGTCGAGGCCGCAGCGCAGATCGGCGCGATCACCGGCCAGACTGGAGATGCTGTCTACGCGCTCCTCACGGCAGACAAGACCTCGGGCTACGCGCTCATCGTGAAGGACCTGAATCTCGACCAGTACAACGCGATCCGGGCGCTCGACATCCCCTGGCTGCAGTACTCCACAGACCCTCAGCGTGTGTACCCGAACGGAAGCGTTGGCGGCAACCTCGTGGGATACATGGGTGACAGCACCGCGGCGGGAACCACCGGCACCACCGGAACCGGCGGCCTCGAGGCCATGGAGAACCAGTGCCTCACGGGTACAGATGGGCTCCAGACGTATGAGAAGGGCGCCGACGGGGTCGCCATTCCCAACACCCTGACAGTGGACAAGGCCCCCGTCACCGGGGGCACTGTCGTCACGACCATCGACAGCGACCTCCAGTACTACTCCCAGCAGGTGCTTGCACAGCGCGTGACCGAGACCGGTGCCCAGTGGGGCAGCGTCGTGGTCGAAGAGGTGAAGACGGGCAAGCTGCTCGCCGTGGCACAGTACCCCACGGCCGACCCGAACAATCTCGATGCCACCGACTCGAAATACTGGGGAGCCATCGCCTTCAGTGACCCGTTCGAGCCGGGCTCCACCTTCAAGGCCGAGTCCGCCGCCTCGTTGATCGATGCGGGAAAGGCCACACCGACCACCCAGGTGCTCACGCCGTACCGGTACAAGTCGCCCGGCGGTGCGGTGGTCACAGACTCCGAGGGCCATGACCCGGCACAGTGGACGCTCACTGGCGTGATCCAGGAGTCCTCGAACGTCGGTATCTCCATTCTGAGCGCCATGCTCACTGACCAGCAGCGCTACGACTACATGAAGAAGTTCCATCTCGGAGAGAACACCGAAGTGAACTTCCTCGGCGAGTCCGAAGGGATTCTCCGCACACCCCAGGAATGGGATGAGCAGACGCTGTACAACACCGCGTTCGGCCAGGGCATCACGACCACGGCCGCCCAGGTCGCGAGCATGTACCAGACCCTCGGCAATGGCGGTGTGCGCATGCCGGTTCAGCTGGTACAGGGCTGCAAGGCTGCCGACGGAACCATGACGCAGGCGCCGTCGACCCAGGGCGAGCAGGTCATCTCCGCAGACGCCGCACAACAGACCGTGAACATGATGCAGAGCGTGGTCACCGGCGGCTACGCAGCCAGCCTGCTCAAGATTCCGGGCTACAACGTCGCCGCCAAGACCGGAACGGCCGAGGTCAGCAACGGGCAGGGTGCCTACGGCGGGGGGTACCTGACGAGCGTGGCCGGTGTGGCTCCGGCAGAGGCTCCGCAGTACGTCGTTTCGGTCAACATCATGAAGCCCGTTACCATTGAAGACGGTTCGGCTTCGGCCCCGGTCTTCCAGAAGATCATGTCGCAGGTCCTGCAGAAGTATCGCGTGCTCCCTTCTACGACACCCGCCGTCAACTACCCGACCAGCTACTAG
- a CDS encoding Rv2175c family DNA-binding protein, with product MSDISSPRTWLTIPDLAERLGSTPGKVRKLIEEGALLAIRRDGVLSVPDVFLAGNLPLSELRGTIILLGDSGFSNDEMMKWLLEPEDSLDAAPIDALLAGRKAEVRRVAQALA from the coding sequence GTGAGTGACATTTCTTCGCCCAGAACGTGGCTGACCATTCCCGACCTGGCTGAACGACTCGGATCGACGCCGGGCAAGGTTCGCAAGCTGATTGAAGAGGGCGCCCTCCTGGCGATCCGCCGTGACGGGGTTCTGTCTGTGCCAGATGTCTTTCTCGCGGGGAACCTTCCGCTGAGCGAATTGCGGGGCACGATCATCCTGCTCGGTGACAGCGGTTTCTCGAACGACGAGATGATGAAGTGGCTGCTCGAACCCGAGGATTCGCTCGATGCGGCACCGATTGACGCACTGCTCGCCGGGCGCAAGGCCGAAGTGCGTCGCGTCGCCCAGGCGCTGGCCTGA